Proteins encoded within one genomic window of Flavobacterium sp. NG2:
- a CDS encoding dihydroorotase has translation MKLIIREARIIDPKSPFDNKIVDILIEDDCIAKIGTGLANPENIEELKLENLHLSQGWFDSSVSLGEPGFEDRETIANGLKVAGKSGFTAIALQPNSFPVIDNQSQILFVKNKANGSATQLYPIGALTKGSEGKDLAELFDMKNAGAVAFGDYNKSQDNANMLKIALQYVQDFDGLVIAFPQDEKIKGNGVVNEGAVSTRLGLKGIPNLAEELQIARNLFLLEYTGGKMHIPTVSTAKSVQMIREAKAKGLQVTASATVHHLVFTDEKLEEFDSRHKVSPPLRTDIDRKALIEGVIDGTIDMITTDHNPIDIEHKKMEFDLAKNGTIGLETAFGALMTVLPLETIIEKLTAGKATFGIESSPIMEGTKANFSLFNPEGKKTFTTASILSKSKNSAFLGMKLRGKTYGIINQGQLLIAE, from the coding sequence ATGAAACTAATCATCCGAGAAGCAAGAATTATCGACCCTAAAAGTCCTTTTGATAATAAAATTGTAGACATTCTAATTGAAGATGATTGTATCGCCAAAATAGGAACTGGATTAGCGAATCCAGAAAATATTGAGGAGTTAAAATTGGAAAACCTACACCTTTCACAAGGTTGGTTTGACAGCAGTGTGTCACTAGGTGAACCTGGTTTTGAAGACAGGGAAACCATTGCAAACGGACTTAAAGTAGCAGGAAAAAGTGGGTTTACAGCCATCGCTTTGCAACCCAATTCGTTTCCAGTCATCGACAATCAATCGCAAATTCTTTTTGTAAAAAACAAAGCGAACGGAAGTGCAACGCAACTCTACCCTATTGGTGCTTTGACCAAAGGTAGCGAAGGTAAAGACCTAGCCGAATTATTCGACATGAAAAATGCTGGAGCAGTTGCTTTTGGGGACTACAACAAGAGTCAGGACAATGCCAATATGCTGAAAATTGCCTTGCAATACGTACAAGATTTTGATGGATTGGTTATTGCTTTTCCGCAAGACGAAAAAATCAAAGGAAATGGCGTGGTTAACGAAGGTGCAGTTTCTACTCGATTAGGATTAAAAGGAATCCCAAACCTAGCCGAAGAATTACAAATCGCCCGCAACTTATTTTTACTAGAATATACTGGTGGAAAAATGCACATTCCTACCGTTTCAACCGCAAAATCAGTGCAAATGATTCGTGAGGCAAAAGCCAAAGGATTGCAAGTGACTGCAAGTGCTACGGTACATCATCTCGTTTTTACCGATGAAAAATTAGAAGAATTTGATAGCCGTCACAAAGTAAGTCCGCCGTTGCGTACGGATATTGACCGCAAAGCGCTAATCGAAGGCGTTATCGACGGAACGATTGACATGATTACAACAGACCATAACCCGATCGATATCGAACATAAAAAAATGGAATTTGATTTGGCCAAAAACGGAACCATCGGACTCGAAACGGCTTTTGGAGCCTTGATGACCGTACTTCCTTTAGAAACCATAATCGAAAAACTAACGGCTGGTAAAGCTACTTTTGGAATCGAAAGCTCCCCAATTATGGAAGGTACCAAAGCCAATTTCAGTTTGTTTAACCCTGAGGGAAAAAAAACTTTTACTACCGCTTCTATTCTTTCAAAATCTAAAAATTCCGCTTTTCTAGGAATGAAATTAAGAGGGAAAACTTATGGAATTATCAATCAAGGACAATTATTAATTGCTGAATAA